Proteins from a genomic interval of Zingiber officinale cultivar Zhangliang chromosome 2A, Zo_v1.1, whole genome shotgun sequence:
- the LOC122041212 gene encoding auxin-responsive protein IAA21-like: MSLRVEQDYIGSSEREFSVGGGEEGALNLRATELRLGQPGSESHHRDDKVGLTLDLLPKSFASGAKRGFFDAIDNAGKWEWGLAAGEGGSEVDLAKGGCLLSTSGQASEQGNVGKVAAHCGGSIGRDGSVAPAAKAQVVGWPPVRSHRKNSTMATNPSKTKDDAEGKQGLNCLYVKVSMDGAPYLRKVDLKIYKNYKELSLALEKMFRCFTIGQCDSQVTPGNEGLSENRLTDLLNGSEYVLTYEDKDGDWMLVGDVPWGMFTDSCRRLRIMKSSDAIGLAPKGTKSRNHN, encoded by the exons ATGTCGCTGCGTGTGGAGCAAGACTACATAGGCTCCTCGGAGCGGGAGTTTTCCGTTGGAGGCGGCGAGGAAGGGGCTCTCAACCTCAGGGCGACGGAGCTCAGGTTGGGGCAGCCTGGGTCAGAGTCGCACCACCGGGACGACAAGGTCGGGCTAACCCTAGATCTTCTCCCCAAGAGCTTCGCCTCCGGCGCCAAGAGGGGGTTCTTCGACGCCATCGATAATGCCGGGAAGTGGGAGTGGGGCCTTGCGGCCGGCGAGGGCGGGTCTGAGGTGGACTTGGCGAAAGGCGGCTGCTTGTTATCGACCTCGGGCCAGGCCTCAGAACAAGGGAATGTAGGGAAGGTGGCAGCTCACTGCGGTGGTTCCATTGGGAGAGATGGCTCGGTGGCTCCGGCGGCGAA GGCACAGGTGGTTGGTTGGCCACCGGTCCGAAGTCATCGAAAGAATAGTACCATGGCCACAAATCCATCGAAAACTAAAGATGATGCCGAGGGTAAACAAGGGCTAAATTGCCTATATGTGAAGGTTAGCATGGATGGAGCTCCTTATCTTAGAAAAGTTGATCTCAAAATATACAAAAACTACAAAGAACTTTCATTGGCACTCGAGAAAATGTTCAGATGCTTCACGATCG GTCAGTGTGATTCTCAAGTAACACCAGGCAATGAGGGATTATCTGAGAATCGTTTGACTGACCTTCTAAATGGTTCTGAATACGTACTTACTTATGAAGATAAGGACGGAGACTGGATGCTTGTTGGTGATGTGCCATGGGG GATGTTCACAGACTCCTGTAGGCGGCTTCGGATCATGAAAAGTTCGGATGCTATTGGTCTAG CTCCAAAGGGCACGAAGTCCCGGAACCACAACTAG